From Desulfatibacillum aliphaticivorans DSM 15576, the proteins below share one genomic window:
- a CDS encoding ATP-binding response regulator, producing MKNSQEIMQILVVDDEKDIRDGCERILIRMDCEVRKASRGEEALDLMETWRPSIVFLDLKMPGIDGMEVLRRIHEKDTDILVIVITGYATVETAIEAMKQGAYDFIPKPFEPAQLRIVAGRAIEKLRLRQETLELEAKRQRTLADLGKEQSRVRTIIEALPNGMVVTNQEGQVVLMNPAFLRHLGLPPDTEPGKSMNEYVPDDGVVNLAMEISQGKFSDADQAPAVEFALSEDKYLLARGRPVLSEDGECLGAVVVLNDVTAMKMLDRLKSEFVAKVSHELRSPLATIREQLALVIQGVVDEATEQEQYLLSRAKDKTQSLIDLIGDLLDVSRIECGNVAQQQVPLQVEELLSSIVDFMQAKAKAKNQELGVTLPASPLPKMRVDPMALESVFGNLVANAINYTPEGGSVTVEVGGDEKAIQVTVADTGFGIEEKHLANIFDKFYRVKNDKTRFITGTGLGLSIVKGILDSMGASISVESEVGKGSRFTVLLPLEDPCNQNTTI from the coding sequence ATGAAAAACAGTCAGGAAATCATGCAGATTCTGGTCGTTGACGATGAGAAGGACATTCGGGACGGGTGCGAACGCATCCTCATCCGCATGGATTGCGAGGTGCGAAAGGCCTCCCGCGGCGAGGAGGCCCTGGACCTGATGGAGACGTGGCGGCCTTCCATCGTTTTTTTGGACCTGAAAATGCCGGGAATTGACGGCATGGAGGTCCTGCGCCGCATTCACGAAAAGGATACGGACATCCTGGTCATTGTGATTACCGGCTACGCCACGGTGGAGACCGCCATTGAAGCCATGAAGCAAGGGGCTTACGACTTTATACCCAAGCCCTTTGAACCCGCCCAGTTACGGATTGTGGCCGGCAGAGCCATTGAAAAGCTGCGCCTTCGCCAGGAGACCCTGGAACTGGAGGCCAAACGCCAGCGGACCCTGGCCGATCTCGGCAAGGAGCAAAGCCGCGTCCGCACCATCATCGAAGCCCTGCCAAACGGAATGGTGGTCACCAACCAGGAAGGCCAGGTGGTTCTTATGAACCCGGCGTTTTTGCGCCACCTGGGCCTGCCTCCCGACACTGAGCCCGGCAAATCCATGAACGAATATGTTCCGGATGACGGCGTGGTCAATTTGGCCATGGAAATTTCCCAGGGGAAATTTTCGGACGCGGATCAGGCGCCCGCCGTGGAATTCGCCCTGTCCGAGGATAAATATCTTTTAGCGCGCGGCAGACCCGTGTTAAGTGAAGACGGGGAATGTCTGGGCGCCGTGGTGGTTTTGAACGACGTCACGGCCATGAAAATGCTGGATCGCTTGAAGTCCGAGTTTGTGGCCAAGGTGTCCCATGAGCTTCGGTCCCCCCTGGCGACCATCAGGGAGCAATTGGCCCTGGTCATTCAGGGCGTGGTTGATGAAGCCACGGAGCAGGAGCAATATCTGTTGTCCCGGGCCAAGGACAAAACCCAGTCCCTGATTGACCTCATAGGCGATTTGCTGGACGTGTCCCGGATCGAGTGCGGCAACGTGGCCCAGCAGCAGGTTCCTTTACAGGTGGAGGAGCTGCTTTCCAGCATTGTGGACTTTATGCAGGCCAAGGCAAAGGCCAAAAATCAGGAATTGGGAGTTACGCTGCCGGCTTCCCCCCTGCCGAAGATGCGCGTGGACCCCATGGCCCTGGAAAGCGTTTTCGGCAACCTGGTCGCCAACGCCATCAATTACACTCCCGAGGGCGGCTCCGTCACCGTGGAGGTCGGGGGCGACGAAAAAGCCATCCAGGTGACTGTGGCGGATACGGGCTTTGGCATTGAAGAAAAACATTTGGCGAATATTTTCGACAAGTTTTACCGGGTCAAGAACGACAAGACCCGTTTTATCACCGGCACGGGATTGGGGCTGTCCATCGTCAAAGGAATTTTGGATTCCATGGGCGCGTCCATATCCGTGGAAAGCGAAGTAGGAAAGGGAAGCCGGTTCACCGTGCTTCTCCCATTGGAAGATCCATGCAACCAGAATACGACAATATAG
- a CDS encoding DUF4911 domain-containing protein — protein sequence MHKYRVDPREIHFIRFIMEACDHVAVVSTIDVKSGLISLSVPPDREEEAEEIMNSLGRSMFLDKLEDREQTP from the coding sequence TTGCATAAATATCGCGTGGATCCTCGGGAGATTCACTTTATCCGCTTTATCATGGAAGCCTGCGATCACGTGGCTGTGGTTTCCACCATCGACGTTAAATCCGGGCTAATTTCTCTGTCCGTGCCGCCGGACAGGGAGGAGGAAGCGGAGGAGATCATGAATTCCCTGGGCAGGTCCATGTTTTTGGATAAGCTGGAAGACAGAGAGCAGACGCCTTGA
- a CDS encoding metallophosphoesterase family protein produces MLIYAVADIHGNPGHLEAIKKIVQREKPDVLIAAGDLASHMGKGAQDVMQALSALGLPVFVIKGNTDGKSIQELAAKTPRVEDLHLKTAMLEGATFVGAGGTVPIPFRSKLALFEKGVVSRLDNLLTPGCVMVVHPPPYGVTDKVLGKFNAGSKSVASLIKKREPAVCICGHIHENAGTAMAGKTLVVNCAMSRSSAGALIQLAKGKAPECQMLAP; encoded by the coding sequence ATGCTGATATACGCCGTGGCCGACATCCATGGGAACCCCGGCCATCTGGAAGCCATAAAGAAAATTGTGCAGCGGGAAAAGCCCGACGTCCTGATTGCCGCCGGAGATCTGGCCAGCCACATGGGCAAAGGCGCCCAGGACGTCATGCAGGCCTTGAGCGCCCTGGGGCTGCCTGTTTTTGTCATAAAAGGCAATACGGACGGTAAATCCATTCAAGAGCTTGCGGCAAAAACGCCCAGGGTGGAGGATTTGCACCTGAAAACCGCCATGCTGGAAGGCGCGACCTTCGTGGGCGCCGGGGGGACGGTTCCCATTCCGTTCCGCTCCAAGCTGGCCTTGTTTGAAAAAGGCGTTGTAAGCCGCCTGGATAATCTTCTGACGCCGGGTTGCGTCATGGTGGTGCATCCGCCTCCTTACGGCGTGACGGACAAGGTTCTGGGCAAGTTCAATGCAGGCTCAAAAAGCGTGGCTTCCCTGATTAAAAAACGCGAACCGGCGGTGTGCATTTGCGGGCACATCCACGAAAATGCCGGAACGGCCATGGCCGGAAAAACCCTGGTCGTCAACTGCGCAATGAGCCGTTCGTCGGCCGGCGCCCTTATACAATTGGCAAAAGGCAAAGCGCCTGAATGCCAAATGCTGGCGCCCTAG
- a CDS encoding cohesin domain-containing protein produces the protein MEVSIAQAEAKSGETISVPIMIDAVDNLAGVKLVVLYDANVLEFKNAVKGPKAGSLMHVVNSKTPGRVVVVMAGARGIKGENFPIVTLDFLAKPCAQESCISNLKITEAQLMSDKLKDLEFSLKSQDVVVVPSKEATASPAPPEKMPNAS, from the coding sequence GTGGAAGTGAGCATCGCCCAAGCCGAAGCCAAGTCAGGCGAAACAATCTCCGTACCGATTATGATTGACGCGGTGGACAACCTGGCCGGGGTGAAACTGGTGGTCCTGTACGACGCTAACGTGCTGGAATTCAAGAACGCCGTCAAAGGCCCCAAAGCCGGCAGCCTGATGCATGTGGTCAACAGCAAGACGCCGGGCCGGGTGGTGGTGGTCATGGCCGGCGCCCGAGGCATCAAAGGCGAAAATTTTCCCATAGTCACCCTGGACTTTCTGGCCAAGCCCTGCGCCCAGGAATCCTGTATCTCCAACCTGAAAATTACAGAGGCTCAACTCATGAGCGACAAGCTCAAGGATCTGGAATTTTCACTGAAATCTCAAGATGTTGTAGTCGTTCCATCCAAGGAGGCCACTGCCTCGCCGGCCCCGCCGGAAAAAATGCCGAACGCCTCCTGA
- a CDS encoding bifunctional nuclease family protein has translation MLHEMEVAGLALDPSNNTPILVLKSLDGEQTLPIWIGLLEAASIAMALQNVEFSRPMTHDLFKNFVDTLAISVDKVEVCDLQESTFFARIFFKGEEGEFSLDARPSDAIAIALRTKSPIFAEDEVIAKSSTSGPAVAEDESEEGKKWAEYLEKLNPEDFGKYKM, from the coding sequence ATGCTGCATGAAATGGAGGTAGCTGGACTTGCCCTGGACCCTTCCAACAACACTCCGATTTTGGTGTTGAAATCCCTGGACGGCGAGCAAACCCTACCCATCTGGATCGGGCTGCTGGAGGCGGCTTCCATTGCCATGGCCCTGCAAAACGTGGAGTTCAGCAGGCCCATGACGCACGACCTGTTCAAGAATTTCGTGGACACTCTGGCCATTAGCGTAGATAAGGTGGAGGTGTGCGACCTCCAGGAAAGCACCTTTTTCGCCAGAATTTTCTTCAAGGGGGAAGAAGGTGAGTTCTCCCTGGACGCCAGGCCCAGCGACGCCATAGCCATCGCCCTTCGGACCAAGTCGCCCATTTTCGCCGAAGACGAGGTCATCGCCAAATCATCGACATCGGGCCCGGCCGTTGCGGAAGACGAAAGCGAAGAGGGTAAAAAGTGGGCCGAATACCTGGAAAAACTCAACCCCGAGGATTTCGGGAAATATAAAATGTGA
- a CDS encoding histidinol phosphate phosphatase domain-containing protein: protein MIDLHTHTIFSDGVLIPAELARRAQVAGLTAMAMTDHGDHSNLDFIIPRLVTVAQELNAAMPFTVIPGIELTHVPPSIIADAAAKARDLGAQIVVVHGETIVEPVCPGTNQAAIEACVDVLAHPGQITEAEAALAADKGVLLEITGRKGHSLTNGHVARMAKKVGARLVVNSDSHAPGDLMSPEWAEKVVLGAGLTREDFQAMQKEARAFLPNQTQETSASLRMLVVDDDAMSRMVLCRALGAHGECLTAANGREAIDAFRQALAENRPFDMITLDVMMPDVDGRSALAQIRFLEEDRDIEPENRTKIIMTTTLSERKDIEGAFRDQCDAYVTKPVRVDELLERVRQFGLID, encoded by the coding sequence ATGATTGATCTGCATACCCATACGATTTTTTCGGACGGCGTCCTCATTCCCGCGGAACTGGCGCGCCGCGCCCAGGTGGCGGGCCTGACGGCCATGGCCATGACGGACCACGGGGATCATTCCAACCTGGACTTCATCATCCCCAGGCTGGTTACGGTGGCCCAGGAGTTGAACGCGGCCATGCCTTTCACCGTGATTCCCGGCATTGAACTGACCCATGTGCCACCGTCCATCATTGCTGACGCGGCCGCCAAGGCCAGGGACTTGGGAGCGCAAATTGTGGTGGTTCACGGAGAAACCATCGTGGAGCCCGTATGCCCCGGAACCAATCAGGCGGCCATCGAGGCCTGCGTGGACGTGCTGGCCCACCCCGGTCAGATCACCGAAGCAGAGGCGGCTCTGGCTGCGGATAAAGGGGTGCTTTTGGAAATCACCGGACGCAAGGGCCATAGCCTGACCAACGGGCATGTGGCGCGCATGGCGAAAAAAGTCGGCGCCCGCCTTGTGGTGAACTCCGACTCCCACGCGCCCGGCGACCTCATGAGTCCGGAATGGGCGGAAAAGGTGGTTTTAGGCGCCGGCTTGACACGCGAGGATTTTCAGGCCATGCAAAAGGAGGCCCGGGCTTTTCTCCCCAATCAAACGCAGGAAACAAGCGCTTCGTTGAGAATGCTTGTTGTGGATGACGACGCCATGAGCCGCATGGTGTTATGCCGCGCTTTGGGCGCCCATGGGGAATGCCTGACCGCCGCCAACGGCCGCGAAGCCATAGACGCTTTTCGCCAGGCCCTGGCGGAAAACAGGCCCTTTGACATGATTACCCTGGATGTGATGATGCCGGACGTGGACGGGAGGTCCGCCCTGGCCCAGATTCGCTTCTTGGAAGAAGATAGAGATATCGAGCCCGAAAACAGAACCAAGATTATTATGACCACCACCCTTTCGGAAAGAAAAGATATTGAGGGGGCGTTCAGGGATCAGTGCGATGCATATGTCACCAAACCCGTCAGAGTGGACGAACTTTTGGAACGGGTGAGGCAATTCGGGCTCATCGACTGA
- the pyrB gene encoding aspartate carbamoyltransferase: protein MPYPYEKLTKLPAREKLTLLMRNEKLFHIIFAEQFGKKTLDLLFGVATKLRKIAKSREGQDFLGNLLAHKSAMLYFTQPSTRTYLSFVRACQFLGMNYAEVRDPSISSSFKGESDIDGVRTFSNYFDLIIMRHAEGGFAERVAYLMNETGRPIPVISAGAGPDEHPTQALLDLYTLNRSFGERAGGINGIHIAFMGDVARGRTVRSLAKLLTRYENIHMSFVSPPELKIKEDLRKWLDRRGAKFQEIEDVNTIIKDIDAIYVTRIQDEYKDESIVEEEVNYEPYCLTMEQVNLMKPTAIVMHPLPRRDELDVRIDQDPRAAYWKQERNGMWIRAALVAYVFNADSLINHYYTENYSH, encoded by the coding sequence ATGCCCTACCCCTACGAGAAGTTGACCAAGCTCCCCGCGCGCGAAAAACTCACGCTGCTCATGAGAAACGAAAAACTTTTCCACATTATATTCGCCGAACAATTCGGCAAAAAAACCCTGGATTTGTTGTTTGGCGTGGCCACCAAACTGCGCAAGATCGCGAAATCCCGCGAAGGACAGGACTTCCTGGGCAATCTTCTGGCCCACAAGTCGGCCATGCTGTATTTCACCCAGCCTTCCACAAGAACCTATTTGTCCTTTGTGCGGGCGTGCCAGTTTTTGGGCATGAACTACGCCGAAGTCCGGGACCCCAGCATTTCGTCCTCGTTCAAAGGGGAGAGCGATATTGACGGCGTGCGCACCTTTTCCAATTATTTCGACCTGATCATCATGCGCCACGCCGAGGGGGGATTCGCCGAAAGGGTGGCCTATCTCATGAACGAAACGGGCAGGCCCATCCCGGTCATCAGCGCGGGCGCGGGCCCTGACGAGCATCCCACCCAGGCGCTTTTGGATCTGTATACGTTAAACCGCTCCTTTGGGGAAAGGGCCGGCGGCATCAACGGCATTCACATCGCCTTTATGGGCGACGTGGCGCGAGGCCGCACGGTGCGCTCTTTGGCCAAACTCCTCACCCGGTACGAAAACATCCACATGTCCTTTGTGTCTCCCCCGGAATTGAAAATCAAAGAAGATCTAAGAAAATGGCTGGACCGCAGAGGCGCCAAGTTCCAGGAAATCGAGGACGTGAACACCATTATCAAGGATATTGACGCCATTTACGTCACCCGCATTCAGGACGAGTACAAAGACGAAAGCATTGTGGAGGAAGAAGTCAATTACGAACCTTATTGCCTGACCATGGAGCAGGTGAACCTGATGAAGCCAACGGCGATCGTCATGCACCCCCTGCCCCGGCGCGACGAGCTGGACGTGAGGATCGACCAGGATCCCCGGGCCGCTTACTGGAAGCAGGAGCGCAACGGCATGTGGATTCGGGCCGCCCTGGTGGCTTATGTTTTTAACGCGGACAGCCTGATCAACCACTATTATACGGAAAATTACAGCCACTAA
- the trxA gene encoding thioredoxin: MAEGILEVNDSSFDSDVMQSDKPVLVDFWAPWCGPCRAIAPVVEELAAQMGDKVAFAKCNVDDNPATPSKFGIRAIPTLIVFKGGEVVEQITGNVPRAKIEEALNKAL; the protein is encoded by the coding sequence ATGGCTGAAGGCATTTTGGAAGTAAACGATTCCAGCTTTGACAGCGACGTTATGCAGTCGGACAAACCCGTGCTCGTGGATTTCTGGGCTCCCTGGTGCGGCCCCTGCCGCGCTATCGCTCCCGTCGTTGAGGAACTGGCTGCCCAGATGGGCGACAAAGTCGCATTCGCCAAGTGCAATGTGGACGACAACCCCGCCACCCCCAGCAAATTCGGAATTCGCGCTATCCCCACCCTGATTGTTTTCAAGGGAGGAGAAGTGGTGGAGCAGATTACGGGCAACGTGCCTCGCGCCAAAATAGAAGAAGCGCTGAACAAGGCCCTGTAA
- the bamD gene encoding outer membrane protein assembly factor BamD has translation MKKTLLVLLILALMAPGCSWFKDSKEKPAEELAADGIRYYEKGDYTQAIESFEKLKDWYPFSKYAILAELKLADSYFKRKNYEDAIYAYEYFESLHPRNDAIPYVIFQIGMCYFEQKALPDRDQTATESALENFLRLTREYPASAEAAMALEHIKICQETLARHDLFVGAYYFKAKEFHAARVRFRDILAAYPDVGVHRQALEYVALCDAFIAKEEAQAMELKAKAQEERREEAEKYKKKLDKERAKAVKKGIVIPEAESGPPESE, from the coding sequence TTGAAAAAGACGCTATTAGTCCTTCTCATCCTGGCCCTCATGGCGCCGGGATGCTCCTGGTTCAAGGATTCCAAGGAAAAACCCGCCGAGGAACTGGCTGCGGACGGGATCCGGTATTATGAAAAAGGCGATTACACCCAGGCCATCGAGTCTTTTGAGAAGCTCAAGGACTGGTACCCTTTCAGCAAGTACGCCATTCTGGCGGAGCTGAAACTGGCGGACTCCTATTTTAAAAGAAAAAATTACGAAGACGCCATCTACGCCTATGAGTATTTTGAAAGCCTGCATCCCAGGAACGACGCCATTCCCTACGTGATTTTTCAAATCGGCATGTGCTATTTCGAGCAAAAAGCCCTGCCGGACAGGGACCAGACGGCCACGGAATCGGCTTTGGAGAATTTTCTGCGGCTCACCCGGGAATATCCCGCCTCCGCGGAAGCGGCCATGGCTCTGGAACACATCAAGATTTGCCAGGAAACCCTGGCCCGCCATGACCTGTTTGTGGGCGCTTATTATTTTAAGGCGAAAGAGTTTCACGCAGCCCGTGTGCGCTTTAGAGACATTCTCGCCGCCTACCCGGACGTGGGGGTGCATCGCCAGGCTTTGGAATATGTGGCCTTGTGCGATGCCTTTATCGCCAAGGAAGAGGCCCAGGCCATGGAATTGAAGGCCAAAGCCCAGGAAGAACGCCGGGAAGAGGCTGAGAAGTATAAAAAGAAATTGGACAAGGAACGGGCCAAGGCCGTCAAAAAGGGGATTGTCATTCCCGAGGCGGAGTCCGGCCCGCCCGAATCTGAATAG
- the trxB gene encoding thioredoxin-disulfide reductase — protein sequence MSDSHYDCLIIGGGPGGLTAGIYAARAGMKVLLLEKASVGGQILVTDFIENYPGFPKGLTGWELVEAMKAQAENFGVPIESREVVSVDFTGDLKKVSLSDGAALTATTVILATGASPKKLGVPGEKQFMGKGISTCATCDAPFYRNKAVAAVGGGDTAVQESLYLTKFVDKVYLIHRRDQLRATKILQDRVFANDKVEILWDSIVTKVDGLFGLDKVLVENVKTGETRELAVEGCFIWVGILPNTDFLSGAVEVDDGGFIVTDARMQTSVPGVFAVGDVRNTPLRQVATAVGDAAIAAVSAEHYVEQVKS from the coding sequence ATGAGCGACTCCCATTACGACTGCCTGATTATAGGCGGCGGTCCGGGCGGGCTTACCGCAGGCATCTACGCGGCCCGGGCGGGCATGAAAGTGCTTCTCCTGGAAAAGGCCTCCGTCGGCGGCCAGATCCTGGTGACGGATTTTATTGAAAACTACCCTGGTTTTCCCAAAGGGCTCACCGGCTGGGAACTCGTGGAAGCCATGAAGGCCCAGGCCGAAAATTTCGGGGTTCCCATAGAAAGCCGCGAAGTCGTTTCCGTGGATTTTACCGGGGATCTTAAGAAGGTCAGCCTGTCCGACGGGGCGGCCCTCACCGCTACTACTGTGATTTTGGCCACCGGCGCCTCCCCGAAAAAATTGGGCGTGCCCGGAGAGAAGCAGTTCATGGGCAAAGGCATTTCCACCTGCGCCACCTGCGACGCTCCTTTTTACAGGAATAAGGCCGTGGCCGCCGTGGGCGGCGGAGACACCGCAGTGCAGGAAAGCCTGTACCTGACCAAGTTTGTGGACAAGGTCTACCTGATTCACCGCAGGGACCAGCTTAGGGCCACAAAAATCCTCCAGGACCGGGTTTTCGCCAACGACAAGGTTGAAATCCTCTGGGATTCCATCGTCACCAAGGTGGACGGGCTGTTCGGCCTGGACAAGGTCTTGGTGGAAAACGTGAAAACCGGCGAAACCAGGGAATTGGCCGTGGAAGGCTGCTTCATCTGGGTGGGCATTCTGCCCAACACGGACTTCCTCAGCGGCGCCGTGGAAGTGGATGACGGCGGCTTTATCGTCACCGACGCCAGGATGCAAACCTCGGTCCCCGGCGTGTTCGCAGTGGGCGACGTACGCAACACTCCCTTACGGCAGGTCGCCACGGCAGTAGGCGACGCCGCAATCGCCGCCGTCAGCGCGGAACATTACGTAGAGCAGGTAAAATCTTGA
- the miaB gene encoding tRNA (N6-isopentenyl adenosine(37)-C2)-methylthiotransferase MiaB, with the protein MKPKKLYIKTMGCQMNVYDSEAMARVLAPMGYELTAHKKDADCLLLNTCAIRAKAEQKVFSYLGRLTGLKGNNPDLLIGVGGCVAQQEAKKIFDRAPHVDFVFGPHAINRLPEIVAQAEQGKRHVAATEFLDFFEEIKQPHLDKAGPEESGVSAFVTIMSGCDNYCTYCVVPHVRGREMSRDSQAILAEVENLAAKGVKEITLLGQNVNSYGNKEGFGSFAGLLRLVHEAEGVERIRFTTSHPKDLSQELIQAFAELPKLCKHIHLPVQSGSNRILKKMNRGYTREDYLGKVRALREACPEIRLTTDIIAGFPSETEEDFQDTMDLIRRADYDSLFAFMYSDRPSAPAVKFPDKLSEEVKSRRLTQVLKVSEEITRAKHAAMVGSKQQVLVEGRSVQNPEQWRGRTGGHVTVNFLAPASGDLVGKQVDVLIENGYSNSLSGKLWTEDGDCPKPPTEESHAA; encoded by the coding sequence TTGAAACCAAAGAAATTATATATCAAAACAATGGGATGCCAAATGAACGTCTACGACTCGGAGGCCATGGCCCGGGTTTTGGCGCCCATGGGATACGAACTGACGGCCCATAAAAAGGACGCGGATTGCCTGCTGTTAAACACCTGCGCCATTCGCGCCAAGGCGGAACAGAAAGTTTTCAGCTACCTGGGAAGGCTAACGGGCCTGAAAGGGAACAACCCGGACCTGCTTATTGGCGTGGGCGGCTGCGTGGCCCAACAGGAGGCCAAAAAAATTTTCGACCGGGCGCCCCACGTGGATTTTGTATTCGGCCCCCATGCCATCAACCGGCTCCCTGAAATCGTCGCCCAGGCGGAGCAGGGAAAGCGGCATGTTGCGGCCACGGAATTTCTGGATTTCTTTGAAGAAATCAAACAGCCTCACCTGGACAAAGCCGGTCCGGAGGAAAGCGGCGTTTCCGCCTTTGTAACCATCATGTCCGGCTGCGACAACTATTGCACTTATTGCGTGGTGCCCCACGTTCGGGGCAGGGAGATGAGCCGGGACAGCCAGGCCATCCTGGCCGAGGTGGAAAATCTGGCCGCCAAGGGCGTTAAGGAAATCACCCTTTTGGGCCAAAACGTCAATTCCTACGGAAACAAGGAAGGCTTCGGCTCCTTTGCGGGTCTGCTGCGTTTGGTTCATGAGGCTGAAGGCGTGGAGCGGATTCGGTTCACCACCTCCCATCCCAAGGATTTATCGCAGGAATTAATACAGGCCTTTGCGGAGCTTCCCAAGTTGTGCAAGCATATCCATTTGCCTGTCCAGTCCGGATCCAACCGCATTCTTAAGAAAATGAACCGCGGCTATACCCGGGAGGACTATTTGGGCAAGGTGCGCGCTTTGAGGGAAGCCTGCCCGGAAATCCGGCTGACCACGGACATCATTGCGGGGTTTCCATCGGAAACCGAAGAGGATTTCCAGGACACCATGGATCTTATCCGCCGGGCGGATTACGATTCCCTGTTTGCATTCATGTATTCGGACCGCCCCTCGGCGCCCGCCGTCAAATTTCCCGACAAACTGAGCGAAGAGGTGAAAAGCCGCCGTCTGACCCAGGTGCTGAAGGTTTCGGAGGAAATAACCCGGGCCAAGCACGCCGCCATGGTGGGCTCCAAACAGCAGGTTTTGGTGGAAGGAAGAAGCGTTCAGAACCCGGAGCAATGGCGAGGCAGGACCGGAGGCCACGTTACGGTCAATTTTCTGGCCCCCGCCAGCGGGGATCTTGTGGGAAAACAGGTGGACGTTTTAATAGAAAACGGGTATTCTAATTCCTTGTCAGGAAAGTTATGGACAGAGGACGGAGACTGCCCCAAGCCCCCAACGGAGGAAAGCCATGCTGCATGA
- a CDS encoding HAD-IB family phosphatase, translated as MQPEYDNIVFCDFDGTITVQETFSTMLMEMVPDKARQVLEQIYAGKATLAQGVRMLVESLPSSAYGDIIEFCEGKEIRPGFVEFLDFLDKRGVPFILVSGGLHVMAQAILGPLTKRLTGIYSLSLDLDGPNMKVLADFEEGDELMAKAKVMSMYNYKHSIAIGDGVTDLNMGLAAQTVFARASLAKYMDKHNLEYIPYQDFFEIKDHLAQMWSK; from the coding sequence ATGCAACCAGAATACGACAATATAGTTTTTTGCGACTTTGACGGCACCATTACCGTCCAGGAAACCTTTTCCACCATGCTTATGGAGATGGTTCCGGATAAGGCCCGGCAGGTTTTGGAGCAGATTTACGCAGGCAAGGCCACTTTGGCTCAAGGGGTGCGCATGCTTGTGGAATCGCTTCCATCCAGCGCTTACGGGGATATCATCGAATTTTGCGAGGGTAAGGAAATCCGGCCGGGATTCGTGGAGTTTCTGGACTTTCTGGACAAACGCGGCGTCCCCTTCATCCTGGTTTCCGGCGGGCTGCATGTCATGGCCCAGGCCATTTTAGGCCCCTTGACGAAGCGGTTGACGGGTATTTATTCCTTGTCCCTGGACTTGGACGGCCCCAACATGAAGGTTCTGGCGGATTTTGAGGAGGGCGACGAGCTGATGGCCAAGGCCAAGGTGATGAGCATGTATAATTACAAGCACAGCATCGCCATAGGGGACGGAGTTACGGACCTGAATATGGGGCTGGCCGCCCAGACTGTTTTCGCCCGGGCGAGCCTCGCCAAATACATGGACAAACACAATCTGGAATATATTCCTTATCAGGATTTTTTTGAAATAAAGGACCATCTGGCGCAAATGTGGTCTAAATAG
- the rpmB gene encoding 50S ribosomal protein L28 — MSRMCEICGKKPMVGNNVSHAHNVNKRRFNPNLQKVRSLQENGQVKKITVCTNCIKSGKIVKP, encoded by the coding sequence ATGTCCAGAATGTGTGAAATATGCGGAAAAAAACCCATGGTCGGCAACAACGTCAGCCATGCCCATAACGTGAACAAACGCCGTTTTAACCCCAACCTGCAGAAAGTCCGCAGCTTGCAGGAAAATGGACAGGTTAAAAAAATCACGGTTTGCACCAACTGCATTAAATCCGGCAAGATTGTAAAGCCCTAA